The following proteins are encoded in a genomic region of Helicobacter macacae MIT 99-5501:
- a CDS encoding ATP-binding cassette domain-containing protein, whose amino-acid sequence MKTSKCGENIYFFGRIYGMSKGEIESKMKDDLARLDFSDKRDMMVSELPLGWKQKLAFCVANFHSPKVIFLDEPTGGVDPLTRRQFWERIYEVAQSGTCIFVTTHYMDEAEYCDRVSIMVDGKICALDTPNNLKKEFRVKDMNAVFFHLAKTAKRGE is encoded by the coding sequence ATGAAAACCTCAAAGTGTGGGGAAAATATCTACTTTTTTGGGCGAATCTACGGAATGAGTAAGGGCGAGATTGAGTCAAAAATGAAAGATGATTTAGCAAGATTAGATTTTAGCGATAAGCGCGATATGATGGTGAGCGAACTCCCGCTTGGGTGGAAGCAAAAGCTCGCCTTTTGTGTGGCAAACTTTCATAGCCCAAAAGTCATATTTTTAGACGAGCCAACAGGTGGCGTAGACCCGCTTACAAGGCGGCAGTTTTGGGAGCGCATATACGAAGTCGCACAAAGTGGGACTTGTATCTTTGTAACCACGCATTATATGGACGAAGCGGAGTATTGCGATAGGGTTAGCATTATGGTAGATGGCAAGATTTGCGCACTTGATACGCCAAATAATCTCAAAAAAGAATTTCGCGTTAAGGATATGAATGCGGTGTTTTTCCACCTCGCAAAAACTGCCAAAAGGGGCGAGTAA
- a CDS encoding ABC transporter permease produces the protein MGNLKNRIANQTQNFLNSPNILASKAFIKKEFLHIFRDIRTIMILVLMPLVQILLFGFALSSEVRNVRFALLDFANDSNTQKIISHLSQNPHFILHQNLIAQDFGSDFSSAFKSGDIDFLLVFPPDFSVNLYGGVRPAQVQLILDASDANRASTINIFVSNIIQSAFISDIAQIPNLDSEQNLSISTTMLFNPQGKSAPNFVPGLLGLVLMLICAMMTSISIVREKEQGSMEVLLISPLKPYLVIISKLIPYFLLSFGILVLVLVVCVFVLDLAIMGSLSLLMAFCLLYLFLALCIGLMVSNLAKTQVVAMLVCAMLFMMPVMMFSGMIFPVESMPKILQYFSDIIPAKWFIIGVKKIMIEGLGLSYILKEGVILCAMLAIVLGVSLKTYKVRL, from the coding sequence ATGGGGAATCTAAAAAATCGCATTGCAAATCAAACGCAAAACTTCCTAAATAGTCCAAATATCTTGGCTTCAAAGGCATTTATCAAAAAAGAGTTTTTGCATATATTCCGCGATATTCGCACGATTATGATTCTTGTGCTTATGCCTTTGGTGCAGATTTTGCTCTTTGGCTTTGCCCTAAGTAGCGAGGTGCGCAATGTGCGCTTTGCATTACTTGATTTTGCAAATGACTCAAACACACAAAAAATCATCTCTCACTTAAGCCAAAATCCGCATTTTATCTTGCACCAAAACCTTATAGCACAAGATTTTGGCAGTGATTTTTCAAGCGCGTTTAAAAGTGGGGATATTGATTTTTTGCTTGTTTTTCCGCCAGATTTTAGCGTGAATCTCTATGGTGGTGTGCGTCCCGCGCAAGTGCAGCTTATCCTTGATGCAAGCGATGCAAACCGCGCAAGCACAATCAATATCTTTGTAAGCAACATTATCCAAAGCGCGTTTATAAGCGATATAGCGCAAATCCCGAATCTAGATTCAGAGCAAAATCTAAGCATTTCCACCACAATGCTTTTTAACCCGCAAGGCAAATCCGCACCAAACTTTGTCCCCGGGCTACTAGGGCTTGTGCTGATGCTGATTTGTGCGATGATGACTAGCATTTCTATCGTGCGCGAAAAAGAGCAAGGCAGTATGGAAGTGCTACTAATCTCGCCACTAAAGCCCTATCTTGTGATTATTTCAAAGCTCATTCCTTATTTTTTGCTCTCATTTGGGATTTTGGTTTTGGTGCTTGTTGTGTGCGTGTTTGTGCTAGATTTGGCGATTATGGGTTCGCTTTCGCTACTTATGGCTTTTTGTTTGCTCTATCTATTTTTAGCCCTTTGCATAGGGCTAATGGTATCAAACCTCGCAAAAACCCAAGTTGTGGCAATGCTTGTGTGTGCAATGCTGTTTATGATGCCTGTGATGATGTTTAGCGGTATGATTTTCCCTGTGGAATCAATGCCAAAAATCTTGCAATATTTTAGCGACATTATCCCTGCAAAGTGGTTCATAATAGGCGTGAAAAAAATAATGATTGAGGGCTTAGGGCTTAGCTACATTCTAAAAGAGGGCGTAATTTTATGCGCTATGTTAGCAATCGTTTTGGGCGTTAGCCTTAAAACTTACAAGGTGCGATTATGA
- a CDS encoding ATP-binding cassette domain-containing protein — translation MQKSSPIIKVQNLTKTFGDFNAVDDISFEVFGGEIFGFLGANGAGKTTAMKILCGLSLPSRGSGSVAGFDIATQSEQIKRSIGYMSQKFALYENLKVWGKYLLFWANLRNE, via the coding sequence ATGCAAAAATCTAGCCCTATCATAAAAGTGCAAAATCTCACCAAAACTTTTGGGGATTTTAACGCGGTTGATGATATTAGCTTTGAAGTTTTTGGTGGCGAGATTTTTGGATTTTTAGGTGCAAATGGCGCAGGGAAAACTACGGCTATGAAGATTCTTTGCGGACTAAGTCTGCCAAGTCGTGGCAGTGGAAGCGTGGCGGGATTTGACATAGCCACACAAAGTGAGCAAATCAAACGGTCTATCGGCTATATGAGTCAAAAATTTGCACTCTATGAAAACCTCAAAGTGTGGGGAAAATATCTACTTTTTTGGGCGAATCTACGGAATGAGTAA
- a CDS encoding efflux RND transporter periplasmic adaptor subunit, with the protein MNILKKAFAISTICTISVLFNACGNNNDFDAMGIFEADEVLVSAEVSGKIIEFSAVEGSELALGQSSVRIDSTQMQLNEAKLSLQLQNAKSESTRLERLYQANAGTKKSYDDAHLQEQILQKELEIVRDSLAKSDIKAPISGIVLEKYAKLGELALPNKPLYKIANIDSLRLKAYFTNADISKIALGQKVAVFVDFGKGFSEYEGKIIWISPKAEFTPKTIMTKDERENVVYAVKIEVQNKSQNGEKLIKIGSYGQVKLK; encoded by the coding sequence ATGAACATTCTAAAAAAAGCATTTGCAATAAGCACAATATGCACCATAAGTGTGCTTTTTAACGCGTGTGGAAACAACAACGACTTTGATGCGATGGGGATTTTTGAAGCTGATGAAGTGCTAGTGAGTGCAGAAGTGAGTGGGAAAATCATCGAATTTAGCGCGGTAGAGGGAAGTGAACTTGCACTTGGGCAAAGCAGTGTGCGCATCGATTCTACACAAATGCAGCTAAATGAGGCAAAACTATCCTTACAGCTCCAAAACGCCAAAAGCGAATCTACGCGCTTAGAGCGACTATATCAGGCAAATGCGGGGACAAAAAAGAGCTATGATGATGCGCATTTGCAAGAGCAGATTTTGCAAAAAGAGCTAGAGATTGTGCGTGATAGCCTTGCAAAAAGCGACATAAAAGCCCCCATAAGTGGCATAGTGCTAGAAAAATACGCCAAACTAGGCGAGCTCGCCCTGCCAAATAAGCCCCTTTATAAAATCGCAAATATCGATTCACTGCGACTAAAGGCTTACTTCACAAACGCGGATATAAGCAAAATCGCTTTGGGGCAAAAGGTGGCTGTGTTTGTGGATTTTGGTAAGGGATTTAGCGAGTATGAGGGGAAAATTATATGGATTTCGCCAAAGGCAGAATTTACCCCAAAAACGATTATGACAAAAGATGAGCGCGAAAATGTCGTATATGCTGTCAAAATCGAAGTGCAAAACAAGTCCCAAAATGGCGAAAAACTCATCAAAATCGGCTCTTATGGGCAAGTCAAATTGAAATAG
- a CDS encoding ABC transporter ATP-binding protein produces MSSKNSEVILQARGLSKSYSEKSSATLALKNATFEVKCNEIFGLIGADGAGKTTLIRILATLLLADSGECKILGGDFARDFALIRAHLGYMPAVFSLYSDLSVEENLHFFANIFNVKLETNYALIEPIYRALKPFKTRRAGALSGGMKQKLALCCALIHKPKILLLDEPSTGVDALSRAEFWEILRILKSQMSIIVSTPYMDEAQLCDRVALMAGGEIFRIGSPSEIVRDFSGELFALKNLPFALLANLRNLPQVKSAFLFGESLHLRLNPNVDFSFDSRESNADFDTKSSEKSNAYLQTFLRQKLGYDDLEITRISPNIEDCFMEFVNAKI; encoded by the coding sequence ATGAGTAGCAAAAATAGCGAAGTGATTTTGCAGGCGCGAGGTTTAAGCAAATCTTATAGCGAAAAATCTAGTGCAACCCTTGCGCTAAAAAACGCTACATTTGAAGTAAAGTGCAATGAAATCTTTGGGCTTATCGGCGCAGATGGCGCGGGCAAAACCACGCTTATTAGAATCCTAGCCACGCTTTTATTGGCAGACAGTGGGGAGTGCAAGATTTTGGGAGGCGATTTTGCGCGTGATTTTGCACTTATTCGCGCACATTTGGGCTATATGCCTGCGGTGTTTAGTCTTTATAGCGATTTGAGTGTGGAGGAAAACTTGCACTTTTTTGCCAATATTTTTAATGTGAAGCTAGAGACAAACTACGCGCTAATTGAGCCCATCTATCGTGCATTGAAGCCATTTAAAACCCGCCGTGCAGGTGCGCTCTCTGGCGGAATGAAGCAAAAACTCGCCCTTTGTTGCGCGCTAATCCATAAGCCCAAAATCTTGCTGCTTGATGAACCTAGCACGGGTGTAGATGCGCTTAGTCGTGCGGAGTTTTGGGAGATTTTGCGCATTTTAAAAAGCCAAATGTCTATTATCGTATCCACGCCCTATATGGACGAAGCACAGCTTTGCGATAGAGTGGCGTTAATGGCAGGTGGCGAGATTTTCCGCATAGGCTCGCCTAGTGAGATTGTGCGTGATTTTAGCGGGGAATTATTCGCACTAAAAAATCTGCCCTTTGCGCTTTTAGCAAATTTGCGAAATCTGCCCCAAGTCAAAAGTGCGTTTTTGTTTGGAGAGAGTTTGCATTTAAGGCTAAATCCTAATGTGGATTTTAGCTTTGATTCGCGTGAATCTAACGCGGATTTTGACACAAAATCTAGTGAAAAATCTAACGCGTATTTGCAAACATTTTTGAGGCAAAAATTAGGCTATGATGATTTAGAGATTACGCGCATTAGCCCAAATATCGAGGATTGCTTTATGGAGTTTGTAAATGCAAAAATCTAG